One genomic region from Nymphaea colorata isolate Beijing-Zhang1983 chromosome 10, ASM883128v2, whole genome shotgun sequence encodes:
- the LOC116262972 gene encoding classical arabinogalactan protein 26-like codes for MALRVVTVLVAVISTAALSLSSPPPIFSSISASPASLPAFPPAISPAPELPPPSLSPDITPEFPTPGAGSGVTGSPSSNEMPTIPSTLSPPNPDDVASPELNLASSPASSPAKMSSSAVRLVGRTSLPLLVFCFVALLLHVKLV; via the coding sequence ATGGCGCTCAGAGTGGTGACGGTGTTGGTAGCCGTTATATCGACGgctgctctctccctctcctcgcCCCCTCCCatcttctcctccatctccgcctCCCCCGCCTCCCTCCCGGCCTTCCCGCCGGCGATTTCCCCTGCTCCCGAGCTGCCTCCGCCATCCCTCTCCCCCGACATCACCCCCGAGTTCCCCACGCCGGGGGCCGGCTCCGGCGTCACTGGCAGCCCTTCCTCCAACGAAATGCCCACGATCCCGTCCACCCTCAGCCCGCCCAACCCCGACGACGTCGCCTCGCCGGAGCTCAACCTGGCCAGCTCCCCGGCCTCCTCCCCTGCTAAGATGTCGTCCTCGGCGGTCAGGTTGGTGGGTCGAACTTCACTTCCTCTCTTGGTGTTCTGCTTCGTCGCCTTGCTGCTTCATGTCAAGCTGGTCTGA
- the LOC116262319 gene encoding sodium/hydrogen exchanger 1 encodes MNTTMATMGTIHSVLAKIGLVSASDHASVVSINIFVTLLCACIVIGHLLEENRWMNESITALAIGLCTGIIILLTTKGRSSHILVFSEDLFFIYLLPPIIFNAGFQVKKKQFFRNFMTIILFGAFGTLISFAVISVGALLLFRKYDIALLDIGDYLATGAIFSATDSVCTLQVLNQDETPLLYSLVFGEGVVNDATSVVLFNAIQSFDLNHINSTTAWQLMLNFLYLFVTSTLLGVVAGLLSAYIIKKLYFGRHSTDREVALMILMAYLSYILAEFFNLSAILTVFFCGIVMSHYTWHNVTEASRVTTKHAFATMSFIAETFIFLYVGMDALDIEKWKLVKSSPGKSVGLSSMLLGLVMLGRAAFVFPLSFLNNLTKKTPSEKINFKQQVTIWWAGLMRGAVSMALAYNQFTRSGHTQLHGNAIMITCTITVVLFSTVVFGLLTKPLIRLLLPQSSRTMNGIPSEPSSPKSFLIPFLEDNPSSEASPLSLRRPTSLRLLLTKPTHTVHYYWRKFDDAYMRPMFGGRGFAPFVPGSPTEESSNHHNNFFH; translated from the exons ATGAACACAACAATGGCTACTATGGGCACCATTCATTCTGTTTTGGCGAAGATAGGGCTTGTAAGCGCGTCTGATCATGCCTCCGTTGTTTCGATCAACATCTTTGTTACCCTACTTTGTGCCTGCATTGTCATTGGCCACCTGCTCGAAGAGAATAGATGGATGAATGAATCAATTACCGCCCTTGCTATT GGGTTGTGTACTGGAATTATTATTCTGCTGACCACCAAAGGAAGAAGCTCGCATATTCTGGTCTTCAGTGAGgatcttttctttatttatcttCTTCCGCCAATCATATTCAATGCAGG GTTTCAGGTTAAAAAGAAGCAATTTTTTCGTAACTTCATGACCATTATACTCTTTGGCGCATTTGGGACATTGATATCTTTTGCCGTTATCTCTGTTG GGGCACTACTGTTGTTCAGGAAGTATGATATCGCTCTCTTGGATATTGGAGACTACCTTG CAACTGGAGCAATCTTTTCTGCAACAGATtctgtttgcactttgcag GTCCTTAACCAGGATGAGACTCCTTTACTGTATAGCCTGGTTTTTGGTGAAGGTGTGGTGAATGATGCCACTTCAGTTGTGCTGTTTAATGCCATCCAGAGCTTTGACCTTAATCACATCAATTCTACCACTGCTTGGCAGTTGATGCTGAACTTCCTTTATTTGTTCGTGACGAGCACTCTCCTTGGAGTAGTT GCAGGGCTTCTAAGtgcatatataataaaaaagttatatttCGGAAG GCATTCCACAGATCGTGAAGTTGCATTAATGATACTGATGGCGTATCTGTCATATATACTAGCTGAA ttttttaATCTAAGCGCCATTCtcactgttttcttttgtggaatTGTGATGTCTCATTATACTTGGCATAACGTAACAGAGGCTTCACGAGTTACCACCAA GCATGCATTTGCGACAATGTCCTTCATTGCTGAGACATTTATCTTCCTATATGTTGGTATGGATGCATTGGACATTGAAAAGTGGAAACTTGTTAAGAGCAG TCCAGGAAAGTCAGTCGGCCTCAGTTCAATGCTGCTAGGATTGGTTATGTTGGGCAGAGCTGCTTTTGTGTTTCCATTATCATTCTTGAACAATTTAACCAAAAAAACACCAAGTGAAAAGATCAACTTCAAGCAGCAA GTTACAATTTGGTGGGCTGGTCTAATGCGTGGAGCAGTCTCCATGGCACTTGCTTATAATCAG TTCACCCGATCTGGCCATACTCAGTTGCATGGAAATGCAATTATGATCACTTGTACCATAACAGTAGTCCTTTTCAGCACAGTG GTATTTGGCCTCTTGACAAAGCCATTGATTAGGCTTTTGCTACCCCAAAGTTCAAGAACAATGAATGGTATACCTTCGGAGCCATCAAGTCCAAAATCATTCCTTATTCCATTCCTTGAAGACAATCCCAGTTCTGAAGCAAGTCCGCTGAGTCTTAGGAGGCCAACCAGCCTACGCTTGCTTTTGACGAAGCCAACACATACTGTGCACTACTACTGGCGTAAATTTGATGATGCTTATATGCGTCCTATGTTTGGAGGACGTGGCTTTGCGCCATTCGTACCTGGCTCTCCAACAGAAGAGAGCAGCAATCACCATAATAATTTTTTCCACTGA
- the LOC116263137 gene encoding vesicle-associated protein 1-2-like has translation MTMELLDIQPTELKFTFELKKQSSCSVQMFNNSDQYVAYKVRTTNPKKYCVRPNINVISPKASCEIIITMQAQQIAPPDMKCKDKFLILSTAVPDGTTVEQISHDIFAKEDGRAVEERKLKVALINPPNSPILQPIDGVVRQEPTSKASRPEEGVDAPNGNNSLPSQTVTKDVGKLIAKLSEAEKVITSLREERKTLLQQQEVLQEELGLAKKQNKRRQIRVGYPFLFVCFIGLVGLMSGSMLHL, from the exons ATGACCATGGAGCTACTTGACATTCAACCTACTGAACTCAAATTTACAT TTGAGCTGAAGAAACAAAGCTCCTGCTCTGTTCAGATGTTCAACAATTCTGACCAGTATGTTGCATACAAG GTCAGAACTACAAATCCTAAGAAATATTGTGTGCGTCCAAATATTAATGTCATCTCACCAAAGGCATCTTGTGAAATCATAA TCACCATGCAAGCTCAGCAAATTGCTCCGCCTGACATGAAGTGCAAGGACAAGTTCCTTATTCTGAGTACAGCCGTTCCAGATGGAACCACTGTGGAGCAAATTTCCCATGATATA TTTGCAAAAGAAGATGGCAGAGCTGTTGAAGAAAGGAAGTTGAAGGTAGCCCTCATCAATCCTCCAAATTCTCCAATCTTGCAACCTATTGATGGTGTGGTAAGGCAAGAACCTACTTCCAAAGCTTCAAGGCCAGAGGAAGGTGTAGACGCACCTAATGGGAACAACAGCCTGCCATCTCAGACT GTGACAAAGGATGTCGGCAAACTGATAGCGAAGCTCAGTGAG GCTGAGAAAGTAATCACAAGCttgagagaagaaagaaaaaccctACTTCAGCAGCAGGAAGTGTTGCAGGAAGAACTT GGACTGGCAAAGAAGCAGAATAAGCGTCGCCAAATTCGAGTGGGCTATCCATTTCTCTTCGTTTGTTTCATTGGCCTTGTTGGATTGATGTCCGGATCCATGTTACACTTATAA